From the Aspergillus puulaauensis MK2 DNA, chromosome 1, nearly complete sequence genome, the window aaagtcAATTGGTCGCCGTGCCAGCCGGGGAGAATGtaagaagagggaaaagaagaagcaaaagcatCAGGCAAGGTGAGAGCGAGACGTAGCCCCGTAATCGTACGCACACCATCGCTCAATAAAATCGTAGGCACGCATCCTTGCTCATAATTCGTTTTAATAAACCGTAGCACCAAACGGTGCCGTTTCCTTGAGATCCTCCACGAGATCCTCCACGTTGTTCAAATATCTTCCCAGAAGAGATTGTTTCTCCTCAGTCGTGCGTGTGTCGCGATTGCCCTTGGTACCGTTATGGGCCCCTGGGGCATTGGCGCTCCTGGGTACAGGTCCACCGCCCAGCTTGCTAGGGCTGCGTGGTATACCGGCGTTGGGAGCACTTGTCGAGATCAGGGCCGTCTCTGGCATCAAATAAAAGTATAGGAATTCAaccagcttcagcttgaCTTCACGAGCAGTCGAGCGCTGTTTGAAGAGCGACGTCACCGTAAGAAGTCCATCCAGCTCTTCAAATGTTCGTGTGTTGGCTGGGTGGTCAAGAAGCGCAGTGACTAGCGTGAGGAGGGTCGCCGACTGGATTGCAGGGCAGTTGATTGGGTCCAAAagatccagcagcaggttCATGTAGATTTCACGGGCAAACAAGATCCTCGAAGGCGGATGGAGCAATAGCACGCCCTGTATTAAGTCCAGGGTGGATAGAATGAGCAGGTCGTTGGTACCACTACTGCCACGGCCAAGAAGATGTTCCAGACAGGTTACCAAGCGCATTGCCACTACAGCTGGGTCAGCTCTAAATCACGTAATAGGTTGGTTGAAAGGCTACACACCGTTCCATTGGAATCCATCTTggagcttgaagaactcTCTGAATGCCGGGTCATCTCTCAGCTCTGACAAGGCTTTGCAGCCCGACTGTGGAGCATCAAATAATAGTGACGAACCCCGTTTGTCCGACACTGGTCGTTTCGCCCTGGACAAGCAAATCTGCGCAAGGAGCCCTTCAACCTGGCGCAACCCTTTGCGGACTTTGGTTGGCTCGTAGGAGGAGAGGTAGTCGAACGAATGCGCCAGTAATGCTTCCATCAGTACCAACGCCTGTAGGTTGTATGGGAAAATAAAGAGGTTAATCCCACAAGGGACGttggagggaagagaggagggagaaaggGCGAAACACGGTCTTAACCTAGACCCTCCCTATGCCAAGCGGGCGAGGCTTATCTGGAGAAGCGGgttgaagaaaacaaaggcaCTGAGGATTCGAGCTAGGGAGGGGTCTTAATCGGATTTCCGGGCCTTATTGTGGATAAATAGCGACTAGGAGGTTGGTAACAGCGCATCACCATCGTCATTGCAAGCTGATCAAAGGTCGAGAAGCTCTCCACTTGTGAGGTCTCGTTCACCTTGACTGGCCCACCGCTGCCAGCACACCAAACACTCGCGCGCGTTGCCCCGGGCGACCGCCGCCTGCCCTCAGCCCAACGCAGAGGCTGGGCGCTTAGCTGCGTGAGGCTTGAGCTGAACAATAGGACCGCGAATCAAAATGGTGTCAAGAGATGTGCCCGTGGCCGGGATCTCCGCCATCCATCGTGCGTCGGGCTTTTTTGTTCCTGTCACCTGCAGTGATCACACGTCGGGAAGCGCTCAACTGCTGGGCAGTGGCAGGTTTCCTATCAAATTGCTCGTTTTGGAGGCCTGGCAATCGGCACCCCCTTTTCCCTCGCAGTGGCCTTCCTTGCAAGTGTTGCATCCTGATGGCCACTGTCACACCCTAACTGAATGTCTGTGTTTCTCCCAGGGGTTAATATCGGCGCACTGCACTGGCTAGACTCTAGTCGGGCGTCTCTATACGGTCATGTGACCCAGCGTGCGACCAACCGCCAAGCAGCATGTGACACTACGTCACGTTGTGCCTGTCCATCTTTTTCGTGTCCCCGCATCAAAAGTTGGGGGACCTTTCGCTGCGCGAGAATATGAATCGACTTACTCCCCAGCTCCAGAAATACTGTTAGCCAGAGCGCGCGGCAACATttgcagcggcggcggcggacttgTTCTCCGTTCTTTGAGCGACTCCTCCGCTTGCTCGCATTCGCGCGGTtgattattcttctttatttccACCTCGGCCCCCCCTCCTATACAGCAGGCAACCGCAAACTTCGCAGCATCTTCATTTTCTCGGGTCTCGCCGCGAAGCAATACTGCACTATCCGGAAAATGTCTTCCAGCTCGCAATTTCACCCACCTCCTACGATACCACCTCGGACTAGCTCCAACCGTATGTCCGACGTGTCTCCTCGTGACAAGGCAGCCCTAATGACTATGTTCGAAAAAGACGAGCGCTCTGACCGCGACAAGCTTCAAACAAATACCGATATGTCTCGTCGTCATACGCGGAATCAGTCGAGCCTCGATGGCACAAAATATAAGGATGGTAAATGGTCGCaggagaacgaggagatCATCATGGGTCCATATGACTATATGCTTCAACATCCTGGAAAGGACCTTCGACGGCAGATGATTAACGCGTTCAACGCATGGTTAAAAGTTCCGTCCGAAAGTCTTGCCGTCATCACTAAGGTGGTAGCTATGCTACACACAGCTTCACTGTTGTGAGCGCTCTCAACACCTACATATCGAATGAGGCTAATTTCGTCTACCAGGATCGACGATGTCGAAGATAACTCCGTTCTCCGTCGCGGAACCCCAGTCGCACATAGCATCTATGGCACTGCGCAAACGATCAACTCGGCAAACTACGTGTACTTTCTCGCCCTCCAAGAGGTACAAAAATTAAACAGTCCAGCCGCTATCGATATATATGCCCAGGAGTTGTTAAACCTACACCGGGGTCAAGGCATGGATCTGTTCTGGCGGGACACGCTCACCTGCCCAAGCGAGGACGAGTATCTAGAGATGGTGGGGAACAAGACTGGAGGTTTGTTCCGGCTTGCCGTCAAGTTGATGCAGGCAGAGAGTAGCACGGAGAAGGACTGTGTAGCCCTTGTCAATGTCCTGGGCCTAGTCTTCCAAATATGTGACGATTATCTCAATCTATCTAACACGACTTATACCCAAAACAAGGGTCTCTGCGAAG encodes:
- a CDS encoding cell division control protein 14 (COG:S;~EggNog:ENOG410PKM8;~InterPro:IPR012535;~PFAM:PF08045;~antiSMASH:Cluster_1.9); the encoded protein is MEALLAHSFDYLSSYEPTKVRKGLRQVEGLLAQICLSRAKRPVSDKRGSSLLFDAPQSGCKALSELRDDPAFREFFKLQDGFQWNVAMRLVTCLEHLLGRGSSGTNDLLILSTLDLIQGVLLLHPPSRILFAREIYMNLLLDLLDPINCPAIQSATLLTLVTALLDHPANTRTFEELDGLLTVTSLFKQRSTAREVKLKLVEFLYFYLMPETALISTSAPNAGIPRSPSKLGGGPVPRSANAPGAHNGTKGNRDTRTTEEKQSLLGRYLNNVEDLVEDLKETAPFGATVY
- the BTS1_1 gene encoding FPP/GGPP synthase family protein (COG:H;~EggNog:ENOG410PG5T;~InterPro:IPR033749,IPR008949,IPR000092;~PFAM:PF00348;~SMCOG1182:Polyprenyl synthetase;~antiSMASH:Cluster_1.9;~go_process: GO:0008299 - isoprenoid biosynthetic process [Evidence IEA]); the protein is MSSSSQFHPPPTIPPRTSSNHERSDRDKLQTNTDMSRRHTRNQSSLDGTKYKDGKWSQENEEIIMGPYDYMLQHPGKDLRRQMINAFNAWLKVPSESLAVITKVVAMLHTASLLIDDVEDNSVLRRGTPVAHSIYGTAQTINSANYVYFLALQEVQKLNSPAAIDIYAQELLNLHRGQGMDLFWRDTLTCPSEDEYLEMVGNKTGGLFRLAVKLMQAESSTEKDCVALVNVLGLVFQICDDYLNLSNTTYTQNKGLCEDLTEGKFSFPIIHSIRSNPGNHQLINILRQKTKDDEVKRYALQYMEGTGSFKHTQNVVRELRGRALQLIDEIETSGSGKRPEGQGDGTMVRTILNKITETTLKDTNGSTK